The Sabethes cyaneus chromosome 1, idSabCyanKW18_F2, whole genome shotgun sequence DNA segment GATTCAAAACTATGACGAGCGAGTGGACCGGATGAAGaaggagcagcagcagctgcagttGTTTGCAAGTAATCAGAAGGAGGATATTGCTGCTAAGCAGGAGACTATCGACACACTGAACAACCAAATCATTGAACTGTACAAATCGATGGAGGAGAATGCCAATAAAATCATCGAGAAGGACGATGAGGTTCAGTATTTGCAGGAACTGCTGGAATGCAAGAAGGATGAAATTCAAATGTTGCAGGAGAAATTAACCGATAAAGATAATTCGTTGGAAAAGGTTCACCAGCTGCTGGCGGAAGCTAAAGCTCATCCCGTGGTGGATGAGACTCGCGTCAGAGAGTTTGAAGCACGGAACCAGGAGTTGGACGCCAAAAATAAGGAGCTGATGGATAAACTGAAAAAATTTGCTGCCAATTTGAAAAAGAAGAACGTTCAGTGCCAGCAGTTGGAGGAGAAACTGGCGGAAAGTCAGCAACAGATGGAGGAGCTACGCAGTGCTCCGACCTGCGAGGAGGAACTGAGGGCGGAAAATGAAGAATTGGCACAAAAAATGCACCACCTGAACAATGAGCTGCATAAGTTGCTTCAGCAGAAGTACTCGCTGGAATCGGAGAAGCAAGCGATTCAGCATGAGCTTGTGGAGCTGCAGGAGCGCGGTCGGTTGGCTGAGTTGAAGGTGCAGGAAGTGGAACAGAAACTGGCGCAGGCTAGTCAAGAGCTGGCGGATCGCCAGGCGGAGCTCGGTACGTTGCAGGAAGATGCTTCCTCGAAGAGCGTTAAGATAGAGAAGTGTAAAGCCATCATTAAGGAGAAAaacaaggagatccagcggctgCAGGAGTACGAACGGAAGAAGGCCTACCTGGAGGATGAGCTGCGTATGTCTCAGAGCAAGCTGGAGGATTTCCACAATCAGACGCTGCTTCTGGGTAAGTTAAAAGCTGACAAAGAAGAGATGAATGGGGCTTTGAAGGCGGAAGCAGATCGAGTTAAAGAGTTGGAACAGGAGTTGTCCATGGCAGCTGAACGTGTGCGCAAGCTGGAGGTGGATTTGGAACTAGCCGATGAGGAGAATAGGAAACTGAAAAGTCAGATCGTTCGGTTGGAGGAAGGGTTATCGCTGGTTGAGCAACGGAGAAATTCGCTGGAGCGACAGAAGAAGCTGTTGGGCGAAGAACTATCGGAAAAAGCGCAGGAATACAGTCAGCATGAAGACGAACTGATGCAGAGACTGGCAAATCTCTCGCAGCATGACGAAGCGATTGAAGCTAAGCTTagagagaaagaggaaaagTACGGTGAGCTTAGTGGAAGGCTGGAGAACGCTGGACTTATGGTGTGTCAGCTGGAAGAGAAGGTGCAGCAATTGGAAAAGCAGGTGGGCGGTCAAGAGGAAGCCTTCCGAAGGACCACCGAGCTGGAGAATGAAAATTATAACCTCAATCAGCAGATTACGGGTCTTCAGGCGGAGTTGAAGCGAGCTGTGGCCGATGCAGAGAGGAAAGTCACTGAGAAGGACACCGAAATCGATCAGTTGGAGGTTGAGTTGACTAATCAGTTGACGCGAATCGAAAACGAAAGGAAACAGTTGCAGGAAAATCTGGAACGGTCGACCGATCGTAACGCCGATCTGCAGGATGAGATTGTGCGGCTTCAGGAGAGTGTTAATTCTTTGGAGCAGAGCCGGTCGGATTTGGAGAAGGAGGTCACCTGGCTGAAGATGCAGAACGAAAGCCACCAACAGGACGGAGCCGAACTGCAGGAGCTACGGATGCAGATCGTACAGGATCAGACCGAGCTGGAGAATCTGCGGTCGCAGAGTGAGAGTATGGCGCAGAACCATCAGTGTGAGATCAACGCGCTGCGGCAGCAGATTGCCGATATGGAAGCCATTCGAACGCAGCTGAGTCAGAATCAAACCGACGATCAGGTGTTTGTGCAGAATGAAATTATTAAACTGAAGGATTTACTGGAGCAAAAGGAGGAGTTGATAGCGACGCTGCAGATGCAGAATTCACGCATGGAGATGCTTAGCAGTGCGGTGAACAATCCTTTCTCCGGTTTGCAAGGTCCGTCCACCAGCGCTCTGGAGGAGAAGATTCGGGACTTGGAAAATGATGCGCTGTGGAAGGATTCCCGGATAGAGGAGCTTAAAATTGAGAAGGATTTAGCGGAGGGTAGCTTGGAGGAGTTGCGGAAGCAGTTGCAGATGCTCGAACGGAGACTGGAGCGAGACGAAGCGGCTGAGGCACAACTGGTCGAGAAGGGATCTCAACTGGAGGCCATGAGTAAGCAGTTGTTCCAAACGGTAACTCATGCGAAGCAACAGCCACAACAACCGGCGGTTGTTTCCACCTCGCAGTTCTTTTCGTCCCCTTCGCAATCCAGCGCTGCATCGTTGTTTGATTCTGTGGCGGAAAGTTGGGGTTGGAATGAACCGTCGGCCGTTCAACAGAGTCAGGCACCCGCTGAGGCGTCGGCTCTGGGTTCGGGAGAAACGGAAACTCAGAAGCTTCTAGAGGAAATAGCTCAGCTAAAGTCGCAGAATGAAGCGGCACGCAATGAAATCAAGCAGTTGCAGACGCAGATTAGTGCATTTGTTGATCGGGATGATGAGTTCCATCAGTTGAAGGATGAAGTTGATATTTTGCGAGCGCAGAACTCATCTTTCAGTTATGAATTGGAGGAAAAGACTTCTAGAATCCATGGTATTTGCCAGCAGTTGCAGGAGGAACAGATGAAGAACTGCTCGCTGGAGGAGCAACTGAAGAATCAAGAAACCCCAGCTGCCGTTTCCACGGCAGCATCCTTCTTCACCGACTCGCCTGGTCAGGCGCCGGTATTTGAGGAAATTGTCGTTCCGAAGAAGGCATACCTTTGCACTCCGAGTCATTCCGAGGATCGCACCGAGGGTTGGGCGGTAGAAGAACCTATGCTGATGGCATTAACTTCATCGTCTCAAGAGGCCGTTCCAACAGCAGGTTCAGCACACGACCAATGCTTAGAAAAACAAATTAAAGACCAGCAACAGGAGATCGAACAACTGAACGCTCGTCTGGACGAGCAACATCAGCAGAACAGCACCCTCCACGATCAGCTAAACCAGCAGAAGGAATCAACGGAAAAGTCCCTGGAAGCTCTACGAGCTCAGCAACAGCAACACCTGGACACCATCCTATCGGAGAAACAATCCGAACTGGACCAGTTCCGCTCGCAGAGCCAACTGGAGCATAAACAGCTGAAGGAGGAACTGAACCGTCTCCAGCAGGATCGGGATGCCTACCTGCAGCTGCAGGACGAGCTGGAAATAGTGAAAGCCAACAACGCCTCGCTACTGGATGAAATTCGGGAAAAATCCGAAAAGCTGACACGAGTTTGTCACACCCTAACGGAAGCGCAAACTCAGTTGGCAACACTGGAGGAACAGCAAGCCGAACGGGAGCACCAGCCGGTTACGGCGGCCAGCTTGTTCGGTACCGACGCCGGACCGGGCCAGGGGCAGGAGCTTGCCTTCGAAGAAATTATCAAGCCCAAGAAAGCGTACGAAGTACAACCGGCGGTTTCCGTGGAATTGGCGGCGGAGGATGACTGCTGGGGTACGGAGGAAGCCATGCTGGAAGCACGCCATCAGCAGGCCAGCGAGAAGGACGATTACATCCGGCAGCTGGAGCTGGAGAAGGAGCGACTGCAGCAGGAAACCGTCGAACTGAAGGTGAAATCGGGCAAACTGTTGAAGAAACTGAAAGAGTACAAGGTTCGCTGTGAAAGCTTGGAACGGCGATCCGCCTCGGTTGAAACCAGCGAGTTGGACTTGGCCATCCAGGAGGAGTTGAATGGACAGATTCGCGCGTTGGAGGGTAGGTTGAGTGAGTTGCAGAGTGAGCGTGAAAAAAGTGTAGCGGAGAAGGAATCGCTGCTGAAAAGAGTGGACGTGCTGGTGGCGGCCAACGAGCGGTTTACCGAGATGAAGGAACGTCAGGATGTGCAGATCGAAGTGCAGCATGGGAAAATTAAAGAGTTGAATGCCAAGCTGCAGCAGCTGGAGGATTGGAGTGAAAGCAGCGAGCAGAAAGAGAGTAAGCCTGCCGGTGAAGGGTGCTTCGGAGAGGATGTTAGTCAATTAAAGAGTAGAATAGAGGAGTTGACGAGGGAAGCACAGGATTTGCGGGTGGACAATGAAGAACTACAAGCCCTGCTGGAGGAGGAAAAAGCAAACGTCGGCATACTGGAGAAACGAGTTCAGCAGAAGGACGGAGAAATTCAGCTGCTGATGGAGCAAATAGACGCTCTATCGCAGGACTCGCAAGCCATCAAATCCAACTTGGAGAGCTTGAACCAGCAAAAATCACAGGAAACCACGGACCTTAGCCAACGGTTGAACGATCTGATGAGCAAAAACACGGATCTAACGCATCAGATTGAAAAAATGCGCACCGAAAGCTTGTTCCATTCGTCCGAAGAGGAGATCAAGCTGCAGGAACAAGTGCATCAACTGAGCGCACAGTTACAGTACAAGCAGGCGGAAATAGTTCACCTGAACGAGCAGATCGAGCAGCAAGCGCGGGAGGATCAAACCGAATCGCTGGTGCAGGAAATTATCactaaaaacaaagaaatttcgTCGCTGAGATCGCGCATTCAGCAGTTAGAAGCCGATCGGAAAGAAATGGAACATAACCTAACGCTTCAGATAACGCAAGAAATGGCTGCCACTCGCTCGGAGGACAAAGCCCAACCTCGCGTAGCCGAACTGGAACAAACCAATCGGGAACTCCTAGACGAAAAGCATCAGATGGAGCAGGAACTCCAGGTGTTGAACGATCAAGTACTGCGCAGTTTAGAGCTGGAAGATCGCATGAAAGGAACAGTCCTTGAACTTGACGCTAAAAACATCGAAATCGAGGCCCTCAAATCCTCGTTGGAACAACTAAAGCAGGCTCAATCTCAGCCCAGCCCAACCGCAGCCGAGGACGACCTCCGACAGCGAATCGACGCCTTGCTCAAAGAACGAACCGACCAGGAGGCCAACTACCGCATCGCCCTCGAACAGCGAGACGCCCATTGGGCTCAGGTGGTGGAGGAACGTGGCGCACAGGTCGCGGAAAGTTGGAAGCAGCACGTTGACATGCGCGAAACCGAGTTCTCTCTGGTCGAGAGGAGCCTCCGCGAAGAGATTGATCGGTTACAAGCTACGGAAGCTGCTGAACAGCGTCCGGTCGAAGGCGAACAAACGATCGGCGATTCCCCGATCGTCCAACAGATGAAGGAAGCCCTCGAAAACCAGGAGCTGGAGATTGTTACCCTCAAAGAGCAGCTGGCGATTCGTAGTGCGGAATATGCACGACTCGCCGCCCAGGTTGATCCGTTCGCGGTGAAACATGCAAGCAATATGGTTACCAGCGAACCTCGATCTCAACCGACTGACGAAGATAAAGTTCCTCGATCCGAGCTGGAGCTGGCACTGTACGTCATCTACCAGCGGGACATGCGCTGTGACGAGCTCGAGCTGGAGTTACGCAATCTGCTGGAAGAACGCGACGCCCTGCAGCTGCGGCTGTCCAATGCCCTCCGCCAGCAGGAGGAGTTCAAGCGGAAACTCACCGCACCGCCGGAAGGTAAAATTCTATGAAATCCATCAACGTAACATCTTTCATTCTATTTTTTCTAAACCTTCCTAGAAGCATCGGGTGATTCCAGCGACGTCAGCAAGACGACCACCCCGGAAAAGTCGCTTCAGCAAATCGTACAGGAATCGGGCATCAGTGCGGCCGGTTCGTCGTCCGAGGCGTCATCCGTCGTGCTGACCAACAAACTGTCGGAGCTGCATTCCATCGGTCACGCCAAAGACAAGCGGTTGCAGGAGGAGCGCGAACAGCGCAACCGTCAGCTGACGCTGATCCAGCGCGATGTGGCCAACATGCCGCTGGAGGCGGCCGCCAAAATTGCCGGAACCAAAATCAGTAAGTTGCATTCGGTAGCTTTCATCTAGTGGTAAAATGGAGATGCTAGCCGTTTTATTCGTGTGTGCAATCGTAGTAGCCACAGacaaaatttgtaattttagttgaatttttgatttatatgtcagttttcagttttcaatatTGTGAATTTTGTAGTTTTAAAGTTGTTTCCACTAACTAAAACGAGTTTAATTTGTGCTTAAATCGTTACTCTATTGTAGCTCAAACCGAATCATCCACGCAACAGCAACAGAGCGCCTCCTCCGTGCTGATCAATTGGATCCTTGGTAAAAAGTCCGATACTTAACCTATCCGGGATTCCGTATCAGCGGTATCAACGCACTGTGTTAtctgataaaaaaaagaaaagctttTATTACGCGACCATGCACGCAACGCCAACTGGCCGGTGGTCATCCTCCTCCGGTATGCATGCGTAGCGTGTGCATTGCATGATAGTTAACTAGTTTATTGTGTCTGTCTGTGGTAAATAGCTAGCGACGCCAGGCAAGGAATCAGTTGAGCTGGTAAATTTTAGCGAACGAACCTCCACAAACCGTATGTTACACTTCGTCAACGCAACGTATCCCCCCCGTATCCGTATGTACGTACCATAAACAGAGCGACCGACTTTtgccgatcgatcgatcgaccgACCCCCTTCGTCTTTTTTTTCCTGCAGTTTCTGTTAGTGACTTTTTTTCCTGTCCGGTAAGAACTGACACACTGACAGGCTGCCCGCCCGAGCACCCATAAAAACATCATTTTATCTAATTCCATTCACCGCACTCGCCCCGATCCTCGTGACTTTAGTTTGCTTTGGCTCTCGCCATGCCACACCAAGTTTAGGGGATCGGCGTTTGCTGAGTTATTCCAAAATCTAGAAACCCGGCGGCAGCAGCAAAAGGGATTTGTTACTACTATCATTGTTGGGGGAAAAAACTTAGGAGAAAACTAATACCGTACTGTTTCTTAACTCTCTCTTCCTGTTcagttcaaattttgtttgttttgtaatCACACATCAGCCGTTCAGAAGTTGAGTTGTACATGTACATAGTGCCTCACTTTGTGATTTTCGttcaaatttttataattatgTATGTTTAACAGAGTGTAATATATAGTTTCCGTTGGTTAACAGTAATAAAATGTGTATACCTAAATTGAAACAGCGAGCGATGCACATTTATTTCTGCGATAGTAAAAGAGTGAACAATTCTTCGCTGTCGAGTGCATAGGGGATTGTTGAAAAAAGGAAACCGAAAAAGTCCTGGGTTTCTTCCTTGAGGGACGTCAGAATGGGAAGTTCCAATATTAACAAAATGTAATTGGACGATTCACTATCTACTATCTTTATCTCCACGTGATGCAGCATAGAGGTGGTGACAACCAAGGTCGTTCGCAGGCAGGAAAGGCAGGCTACTCTCCTCggatggcgcagttttcttaAAGAGCCTGTTCCCAGATCGGGCGGCTCCAATAGTGTGTATCTCAGTCCTATACCCACACATAGATTATGTACCCTTAAActcctataaaaactgtaaaattgctttgattaatttagttcgaaaacagacactgaggaagcctgcaagtcgtaggcgaaatacgtatctgttgtgaataaaatatatatagtagaattaaattggataggttttcttctttttatttaaattcagAAACCAGATGTTGaagcagattttggacctggacctttttattaaattttactcCAGATTTCGGAACAGATTTTGACTAGATTGTAGATCATGTTTTAGACCacttttttatcacattttggacccaatttTTTGCCTGGTTTCAGAGccttggtaagatattatagtGGTCCTATCGAAGGCGCGATTAAGCGCACgctcgtttcttaaatcagtgttctttCCTTTGAAGACTGTGATACATGATTCGTACAACTTCCTATATCCAGTACTTCGCTCACTCGAAAGTGTCTTCCTTAGGTTCAAGCCAAGAGTCAAGGGCGCTTAGCGGGGGCCAACCTGGTCAACTGCACGCTACAGTGCTGGATATTCCTTATATTCTGGTACACGAGGTGATAATGCGACTCTGGGATAAGGAACTAGTTTTGGGATGAGCCCAGGAATTTACGCGACCTTGATGAgatgggaaccgataaatgataGAATCATTTCCAGGTTCAGAACACGGGGGAAGTACCTTATGATGATCCTGTGTTACGCACCAACCAATGCTGATGACTTGCAGgaaccttcaatagcgatgtttatttatttatttatttatttttattaacgtCAACAGGTAAAATATCACCCCAATGACAGAAATAACTAAGTAACGTATTTACAATACTCGTCTGTTTAGATTATTAACATAAAACACGTCTAAAATTATACTTGTTTGTTTCTCGAGACACATTAAAGTCAAATACATGGTAACATTGATTGAATAGACGAGACATACTGCGCACTGGTTCATGTAGACCGTAATTCGTCCTAGCTGGAGTAATACTGAGGAACGAGTGATATCGTAGATTGCGGCGTCGTATATTGATATCCAGCATGCTGAGGAGTATTGAACAATCAACGTTACCTTGCAGGAGATCGCCAATAAAGCATACTTTTGCCACATTGCGTCTTTCCTCTAGTAATTCCAGGCCGATCAGCATGCAACGGTTTTTATAGCTGGGTAAGTTCCGTGGATCCGTCCATCTAAGATGACGTAAAGCGAAGCGGATGAACTTTCGCTGAATAGCTTCGATGCGTTGAATTTCGTTCTGGTAATAAGGAGACCAGACGGGAGACGCGTATTCCAGTACAGGTCGCACAATTGAACAATAGAGTGTTTTCAGGCAGTAGATGTCCTTAAATTTTTTcgcgaaacgaaataaaaagcccAGCTGTGAAGAAGCTTTTGCCACCACGTATGAAATGTGATCCTTGAAAGTTAATTTTGCATCGATTAAAACTTCCAAATCCTTAACTGTGGATTCACGCAGTAAACGTACGCCTGCCAAGGCATAGTCATACTGGAATAGTGAATGTTTTCGTCCAAATGAGATTACCGAGCACTTAGACACATTCAGCGACAAACGGTTAATTTGACACCATTTAGCGAAGTTTTCCAACTGCTCCTGCAGAAAACTCATATCCAGTGGTTGCTTTATCGTATGGTATAGCTTTAGATCGTCAGCGTATGAGAGTTTCGCGCATTTCAAAATGGAATTAACGTCGTTCATATACAGCAGGAATAAAAACGGtcctaggtggcttccttgtggaacaccagaacaaACAGGAAATGGCGAAGAAATGTGATCACCAATTTTCACAGACATGCTACGACCACATAGGTAAGATTGAAGCCAGAGTAGCAAATGTTCGTTCATCCCAAgtcgatgttgaataacatacaggacagttcatccccttaccgcaaccctctgcgcgattcgaaaggactcgagagtattCCGAAAACCGCACATCACTTCGCTCCACAATAGCTTTGATTTGCATTATCTgttatagctgttcgcgcttgactgtatcgtatgctgtcttGAAATGTGATTCGTGGGCACGTTCTGCCCTTGAGATTTCTGCGTGAGCAGCGTCATACTTTCAAGTCTATAAAAAATTACCAGTCCAATAAAGGTTTTGCATATTGTCAGCTCCTtacggtggcgtatgcttcttgatcgtagcgatttcctgcttgaatgtgGCCCTGCTTTCGCGCGCGTTCATCCCCACTGAGACTTTATCATTTAGGTATTTGGTTTTAGTCGCCTTTGATATCAAAGTTATTTGCAAAATCGTGGCTATCGCTTCAATACCTGCTCGTTAGATCACCCTCTCAAAAGCGACGTTGAAAAGGATGGAGGATAAGCCTTCACCTTTTCCCAACCTCTACGGCTTCTCGAAGAGACGCGAGAGCTGTAATCAgtcgtcagtttgtccagaaaaccgtgtTCAGCAACCGGATTTTTCGTTTGCAGTCTTGGAAATTAGGTACTGGGACACTACTATCCTCCATAAGCATTCCTAAGTTAACGTAATGGTTAGTGGTAGCGCAGCCATCGAGGCCCTCTGATATAGGGAAGCAGGCAAATCAAGAAGGCGTTCACGCCACTGGCAGCCGTCCGTCAGGTTCTGAGTCTAACAACTCTGCCAAGGACGACAAACCAGTAACACAGCGGGCAGTCTTCGCTACCTGCAAGCGGACCTTCATTATGCCAAGGTCGCTTCTAGTGTTCTTGGTCGAAGGTTCGTAAACCAGCAGCTTACAGCTGCCTTTGTCCAAGAACCTTGGGTTCACGGCACGAGAATTCTTGGCCTACTACGGTAAGGAAACTACGGTAAGTTAATCTACTGTAACACGCAGACCAAACCTAGGTCTGCAATTCTGCTAACGAAGGAAATACAATTTTCTCCCATTACAGAATGACGTTACGTCTTTGATCTAAGGAAAAGGGGGAAATTCTATCTACGTCTGAATCATATATTCccatattcaatatttgttcaGCTAACTGGTTGGTTTCAGATTCTTTAGGTATCTGTGCCTGATTAATACTTTCAAGATATCGTTTAACGTAATTTTCTATTTCTGTTACATGAACAAATTCCAGCGGATCGAAATTTTTATCTACCTGTGCGTTTGAAATCTGATTACGGTTTTGAATTGGTTGTGTGAATAATCTTTGCAAATTTGGTGTATGAATTACTTTTGAGCTTGTTTGATTATTTTCAGAAACTTGTTCCGCCgcttttggcgtcatttttcCTTATTGTACTTTATGAGATCGAGTCGGTAGCGATTGTTTCGGGATGGTACCTGTGTACGAAATCTGATTTTGTATCTTTCCGTTTCTCTCTCCTGAACTAATGGATGCTGTTCCGCCTACCGCACCCTCTTCTGACGACGATTCATCCGAAATAGTTATCTCTTTGTTGTAATGGATTTGTATCAGTTCGACAATGAAATCGAGTAGTATACTTTTATTTCCTCTGTCTACTTCATCTGAACACTTTGCTCTCTTAACTCTTTTCAAATAATGATATAACCGCGATTCACAGGCCGGGTTTTTCCCTTGCTGTAGTGATTGATCAATTTCCTCTAGCTTATCTGGGACTACTTCATACTCTTCATCAAGCGAACGAAAAGATATGAAATCTATTCCTTGTTCGGCTTCCTGTCTCATTTTAAGCCGTAAATTCCTCTTCTTCATTTCTGGTGGGCCAGAAATAGTAGTACCTCTGAGCACAAGCTCATAATTTAATTCATCTTCCTCTAAATCATCTACGTTAattctgagttgactactcatGATCCTTCTTTCACTCATggtcaaccacgctgttcaatAGTTAAACGCTAAATTATCGCAATCGAATTAAATTTGAATCTCTCACGTGCTCTAACGTGATCGAACTTAACTTAATCTTTACTTAATCAACTGATCTTACGTTTTATACGGTattaaatttacattaaattgtaTTTTGCTCTCAATTGAATATTTAGTGTGCCGAAGTGACTTAATTTCTTTATGAATCAAACTTTAGTTGTGAAAATCTAACGCAGACCCGTGCTGTTGGGCGCCaaatgtaacgctttcaattttACAGATACTGAACAAAGCGTTACATGCCAATTCTCCCTATGCTCGGACTGACCAGAAAGGTTTTTAAATGCCTTTGCCTACaacggcttaagcgccactttcGTATCCGAAAGACCGTTGCGGAAGATGGATAGGGATGCCCGACCGAGGACTCTTATCTCGGGGCGAGTATTTCAAACCTCAAAGACCTTCTACGAAGCTAACCGACAACTAAGTTTCAGACTCAACAAATTTGAATCGTACTAAAACAAACGCGACGAACAATCCTACGCATTAAAAAAACC contains these protein-coding regions:
- the LOC128732864 gene encoding protein lava lamp, which translates into the protein MSGQEPGGGPPSAVDPGGSSGRVTPDLSSLQESFNQQQAKITALRELVRQTEFAHGKKTASAQEKVKNIAQRLTQYKTKATKSRLSRASSSEVQMDLMGTRINEEDSSFDLSGIDYEEQQHMSLPVLPMMATRGRSETPGSEKITLLRQQMEQNRLKMAERESHKREMEEKVSELKHKLESTQQTLERSVEFGRSTGDLTLLTPMKMGRFDFNKSTSDLTQLAGTGYGSGSNFDVERLKYLEGRVKVLEQQLANKENIPVKDELMKDMERKILDLEEALKEKECIIEARTQAVSLMSENLSLKGKNTVDLLEDTKQEMYRMQSNFVQAESNLKAELSRLQLELDERNSKISNLEEMNNILETARYDLTVENSSLTQKLEDVQDFSTKISELNKVNQSLQHRIVELESQKYEFITDAEVEQAKFGETDEKYRELLDRIQELEEELARKATPEDDLLEKIRSLEATIEAQAQQIESFTQQQSELQENLQEKTVELNVLTANFSVLQEKLKTAGPKPLFPKTADEEAEGEINKLKHQLDEANKASIKSKLKIKQLQKQVDSFKKTSSVHEEVVRLTDEVQNLTQRLAEVEEEKGNLQLHLVNYDGSLPDSELEKRIKILEATCQNQTTAIQLLEEQKLDLSEDLNSSRHQLAAIRDQVKGDEQSGRISCQMSSIDLEEKLERCVSERDQLAGQLQRLEQEKLQLQQKLDRYMVENIELLDKIEKLSLEKVSSAESIEIVEGLTPKEKQEIECYEAAAAAAAAGRADERSESDEKDDTGSDETDKSHPRVEGDDEQQRRIAGSGGDDDDDQPVEDEEDLNASLVKLREESSELMHRIELFTNERREVLGKLEAITIENQAHQEELEVLRREVRQLKEQLAEMEGEKVTLVGELDGLKRLCASKLAEEEVSETSSSQGTPVRAGAPPVTAVTIDRESYEQALRSVDNEVTNFNRNKDKNKKLQISKKLASDAKNLQKVAATLLGEYCRSVEECEAMKAEIELMKEKVGALPPPVAASEGEVSALKAQILEITNAHIEKVDQIDQLRREVERKNEMLAELKRAMEVSRDAEKSSDEEPELLKIELNSKVDEIRELKKELEALASKTGGDIEELKLMIVSANKESAILRELVAEQKQQLIDSYQENEKQMADKLEEIQNYDERVDRMKKEQQQLQLFASNQKEDIAAKQETIDTLNNQIIELYKSMEENANKIIEKDDEVQYLQELLECKKDEIQMLQEKLTDKDNSLEKVHQLLAEAKAHPVVDETRVREFEARNQELDAKNKELMDKLKKFAANLKKKNVQCQQLEEKLAESQQQMEELRSAPTCEEELRAENEELAQKMHHLNNELHKLLQQKYSLESEKQAIQHELVELQERGRLAELKVQEVEQKLAQASQELADRQAELGTLQEDASSKSVKIEKCKAIIKEKNKEIQRLQEYERKKAYLEDELRMSQSKLEDFHNQTLLLGKLKADKEEMNGALKAEADRVKELEQELSMAAERVRKLEVDLELADEENRKLKSQIVRLEEGLSLVEQRRNSLERQKKLLGEELSEKAQEYSQHEDELMQRLANLSQHDEAIEAKLREKEEKYGELSGRLENAGLMVCQLEEKVQQLEKQVGGQEEAFRRTTELENENYNLNQQITGLQAELKRAVADAERKVTEKDTEIDQLEVELTNQLTRIENERKQLQENLERSTDRNADLQDEIVRLQESVNSLEQSRSDLEKEVTWLKMQNESHQQDGAELQELRMQIVQDQTELENLRSQSESMAQNHQCEINALRQQIADMEAIRTQLSQNQTDDQVFVQNEIIKLKDLLEQKEELIATLQMQNSRMEMLSSAVNNPFSGLQGPSTSALEEKIRDLENDALWKDSRIEELKIEKDLAEGSLEELRKQLQMLERRLERDEAAEAQLVEKGSQLEAMSKQLFQTVTHAKQQPQQPAVVSTSQFFSSPSQSSAASLFDSVAESWGWNEPSAVQQSQAPAEASALGSGETETQKLLEEIAQLKSQNEAARNEIKQLQTQISAFVDRDDEFHQLKDEVDILRAQNSSFSYELEEKTSRIHGICQQLQEEQMKNCSLEEQLKNQETPAAVSTAASFFTDSPGQAPVFEEIVVPKKAYLCTPSHSEDRTEGWAVEEPMLMALTSSSQEAVPTAGSAHDQCLEKQIKDQQQEIEQLNARLDEQHQQNSTLHDQLNQQKESTEKSLEALRAQQQQHLDTILSEKQSELDQFRSQSQLEHKQLKEELNRLQQDRDAYLQLQDELEIVKANNASLLDEIREKSEKLTRVCHTLTEAQTQLATLEEQQAEREHQPVTAASLFGTDAGPGQGQELAFEEIIKPKKAYEVQPAVSVELAAEDDCWGTEEAMLEARHQQASEKDDYIRQLELEKERLQQETVELKVKSGKLLKKLKEYKVRCESLERRSASVETSELDLAIQEELNGQIRALEGRLSELQSEREKSVAEKESLLKRVDVLVAANERFTEMKERQDVQIEVQHGKIKELNAKLQQLEDWSESSEQKESKPAGEGCFGEDVSQLKSRIEELTREAQDLRVDNEELQALLEEEKANVGILEKRVQQKDGEIQLLMEQIDALSQDSQAIKSNLESLNQQKSQETTDLSQRLNDLMSKNTDLTHQIEKMRTESLFHSSEEEIKLQEQVHQLSAQLQYKQAEIVHLNEQIEQQAREDQTESLVQEIITKNKEISSLRSRIQQLEADRKEMEHNLTLQITQEMAATRSEDKAQPRVAELEQTNRELLDEKHQMEQELQVLNDQVLRSLELEDRMKGTVLELDAKNIEIEALKSSLEQLKQAQSQPSPTAAEDDLRQRIDALLKERTDQEANYRIALEQRDAHWAQVVEERGAQVAESWKQHVDMRETEFSLVERSLREEIDRLQATEAAEQRPVEGEQTIGDSPIVQQMKEALENQELEIVTLKEQLAIRSAEYARLAAQVDPFAVKHASNMVTSEPRSQPTDEDKVPRSELELALYVIYQRDMRCDELELELRNLLEERDALQLRLSNALRQQEEFKRKLTAPPEEASGDSSDVSKTTTPEKSLQQIVQESGISAAGSSSEASSVVLTNKLSELHSIGHAKDKRLQEEREQRNRQLTLIQRDVANMPLEAAAKIAGTKITQTESSTQQQQSASSVLINWILGKKSDT